The following proteins are co-located in the Syngnathus scovelli strain Florida chromosome 5, RoL_Ssco_1.2, whole genome shotgun sequence genome:
- the polg2 gene encoding DNA polymerase subunit gamma-2 isoform X1 gives MFNHLVKKVLPKCAFRCTPRVWQHVRRRCCPPTNLDHTRTLLQLFVDRHFISPGDNNVELFKRGRGCNYGPLGTELRENVLHQWWRSMTGSRDQVFGINTPSCSTGSHDAARGQWRYLAVTDPNNVANILEGTELSREQLTQNVHMFLQTSPMLRTSLIPGSLEQFVPIFEMVNRKLPFGIAETGRCFQSSKDGDGCPAEVTQASLVWFCSSRTSSQWLDHWARQRLKWWRKFALAPSDFSSSDVSLDELEGPTSRGLKIFYKFPWGQEPVEVLWSRGDSELLQMHKEARSKLQSRDGRKSIPHVVSITGNVNRGLLAFLSNSLQLHKREDTKQKLQQRKVLKLHPLLAPVKVALGISRGATMELRKVCEGLLQELKESKISAWPGYLETSPSPMDQLNSKYDEMGVLFTAVISENTLESGLLQIRNRDTTIKETMHISELKNFLCRYISAADNM, from the exons ATGTTCAATCACTTAGTAAAAAAAGTCCTGCCAAAGTGTGCGTTCCGATGTACGCCGCGTGTTTGGCAACATGTAAGAAGACGCTGCTGTCCACCAACCAATTTGGATCATACCAGGACTTTGTTGCAGCTCTTTGTGGACAGACACTTCATCTCTCCTGGAGACAACAATGTGGAGCTGTTTAAACGTGGGAGAGGTTGCAACtacggcccactgggcactgagCTCAGGGAGAATGTGCTGCACCAGTGGTGGCGTTCGATGACTGGATCCAGAGATCAGGTGTTCGGGATCAACACGCCGAGTTGCAGCACAGGAAGTCACGATGCAGCTAGGGGACAATGGAGATACCTGGCGGTCACAGATCCTAATAACGTCGCAAATATACTGGAGGGGACCGAGCTGAGCAGGGAACAGCTCACCCAGAACGTCCACATGTTTCTGCAGACATCACCTATGTTGAGAACCAGCCTCATTCCAG GGTCTTTGGAGCAGTTTGTCCCCATATTTGAGATGGTGAACAGGAAGCTCCCATTTGGCATCGCTGAAACTGGTAGATGTTTTCAGTCCTCGAAAGACGGTGATGGCTG cccagcagaagtcacacaggCATCTCTTGTCTGGTTCTGCTCCTCTCGAACCTCGTCGCAATGGTTGGACCACTGGGCTCGACAGAGGCTCAAGTGGTGGAGAAAG TTTGCCCTCGCTCCATCGGACTTCAGCAGCAGTGACGTCTCTCTAGATGAACTAGAGGGGCCAACGTCACGCGGTTTGAAGATCTTCTACAAATTCCCGTGGGGACAGGAGCCAGTGGAGGTTCTATGGAGCCGAGGAGACAGCGAACTGCTCCAGATGCACAAAGAAGCCCGCTCTAAACTCCAG AGTCGAGATGGGCGCAAGTCTATTCCTCACGTGGTTTCAATTACCGGGAACGTCAATCGCGGTTTATTGGCTTTTCTGTCCAACTCGCTGCAGCTACACAAGAGAGAAGACACCAAACAGAAGCTACAGCAGAGAAAA GTTCTGAAATTACATCCATTGTTGGCTCCAGTCAAAGTGGCCTTAGGTATTAGCAGGGGAGCCACCATGGAGCTGAGGAAG GTTTGTGAAGGGCTGCTGCAGGAGTTAAAAGAGTCTAAAATCTCTGCTTGGCCCGGATATCTTGAGACATCACCCTCACCAATGGATCAGCTCAACTCCAA ATATGATGAGATGGGCGTGCTTTTTACTGCGGTGATCAGTGAGAACACTCTGGAGAGCGGCCTCCTACAGATACGCAACAGAGACACCACCATCAAGGAGACCATGCATATTTCGGAACTGAAGAACTTCCTCTGCAGATATATCTCTGCTGCAGACAACATGTAA
- the polg2 gene encoding DNA polymerase subunit gamma-2 isoform X2 produces MDVELFVDRHFISPGDNNVELFKRGRGCNYGPLGTELRENVLHQWWRSMTGSRDQVFGINTPSCSTGSHDAARGQWRYLAVTDPNNVANILEGTELSREQLTQNVHMFLQTSPMLRTSLIPGSLEQFVPIFEMVNRKLPFGIAETGRCFQSSKDGDGCPAEVTQASLVWFCSSRTSSQWLDHWARQRLKWWRKFALAPSDFSSSDVSLDELEGPTSRGLKIFYKFPWGQEPVEVLWSRGDSELLQMHKEARSKLQSRDGRKSIPHVVSITGNVNRGLLAFLSNSLQLHKREDTKQKLQQRKVLKLHPLLAPVKVALGISRGATMELRKVCEGLLQELKESKISAWPGYLETSPSPMDQLNSKYDEMGVLFTAVISENTLESGLLQIRNRDTTIKETMHISELKNFLCRYISAADNM; encoded by the exons ATGGATGTTGAG CTCTTTGTGGACAGACACTTCATCTCTCCTGGAGACAACAATGTGGAGCTGTTTAAACGTGGGAGAGGTTGCAACtacggcccactgggcactgagCTCAGGGAGAATGTGCTGCACCAGTGGTGGCGTTCGATGACTGGATCCAGAGATCAGGTGTTCGGGATCAACACGCCGAGTTGCAGCACAGGAAGTCACGATGCAGCTAGGGGACAATGGAGATACCTGGCGGTCACAGATCCTAATAACGTCGCAAATATACTGGAGGGGACCGAGCTGAGCAGGGAACAGCTCACCCAGAACGTCCACATGTTTCTGCAGACATCACCTATGTTGAGAACCAGCCTCATTCCAG GGTCTTTGGAGCAGTTTGTCCCCATATTTGAGATGGTGAACAGGAAGCTCCCATTTGGCATCGCTGAAACTGGTAGATGTTTTCAGTCCTCGAAAGACGGTGATGGCTG cccagcagaagtcacacaggCATCTCTTGTCTGGTTCTGCTCCTCTCGAACCTCGTCGCAATGGTTGGACCACTGGGCTCGACAGAGGCTCAAGTGGTGGAGAAAG TTTGCCCTCGCTCCATCGGACTTCAGCAGCAGTGACGTCTCTCTAGATGAACTAGAGGGGCCAACGTCACGCGGTTTGAAGATCTTCTACAAATTCCCGTGGGGACAGGAGCCAGTGGAGGTTCTATGGAGCCGAGGAGACAGCGAACTGCTCCAGATGCACAAAGAAGCCCGCTCTAAACTCCAG AGTCGAGATGGGCGCAAGTCTATTCCTCACGTGGTTTCAATTACCGGGAACGTCAATCGCGGTTTATTGGCTTTTCTGTCCAACTCGCTGCAGCTACACAAGAGAGAAGACACCAAACAGAAGCTACAGCAGAGAAAA GTTCTGAAATTACATCCATTGTTGGCTCCAGTCAAAGTGGCCTTAGGTATTAGCAGGGGAGCCACCATGGAGCTGAGGAAG GTTTGTGAAGGGCTGCTGCAGGAGTTAAAAGAGTCTAAAATCTCTGCTTGGCCCGGATATCTTGAGACATCACCCTCACCAATGGATCAGCTCAACTCCAA ATATGATGAGATGGGCGTGCTTTTTACTGCGGTGATCAGTGAGAACACTCTGGAGAGCGGCCTCCTACAGATACGCAACAGAGACACCACCATCAAGGAGACCATGCATATTTCGGAACTGAAGAACTTCCTCTGCAGATATATCTCTGCTGCAGACAACATGTAA
- the LOC125969535 gene encoding probable ATP-dependent RNA helicase DDX5, translating into MPGFSDRDRGRDRGYGGGPPRFGGGGGGGRGGPPPVKFGNPGDRLRKRHWNLDELPKFQKNFYQEHPDVTRRLLPEVEQYRISREVTVKGRECPKPILRFNEAAFPNYVMDVIIKQNWIEPTPIQAQGWPVALSGKDMVGIAQTGSGKTLAYLLPAIVHIQHQPFLEHGDGPICLVLAPTRELAQQVQQVAAEYGRASRLKSTCIYGGAPKGPQIRDLERGVEICIATPGRLIDFLECGKTNLQRCTYLVLDEADRMLDMGFEPQIRKIVDQIRPDRQTLMWSATWPKEVQQLAEDFLKDYVQINIGALQLSANHNILQIVDVCNDMEKEDKLLRLLEEIMSEKENKTIIFVETKRRCDEITRSMRRDGWPAMGIHGDKSQQERDWVLNEFRYGKAPILIATDVASRGLDVEDVKFVINYDYPNSSEDYIHRIGRTARSQKTGTAYTFFTPNNMKQANDLISVLREANQAINPKLIQMAEDRGGRGRGGRGGFRDDRRDRYSGGGRRENFGGGGGGGGYRDRDNDRGFGNGPRGGFGGKVQNGGSYGGNSSGSYVNHYGNSNSQGNFGGPSNQAGAFGNQSFQGPPQFGGMQRPGQNGMNHPFPYVAHPPPPPQAQQPPPPPPMLPYPMPPPFPQ; encoded by the exons ATGCCAGGGTTTTCAGACAGAGACCGTGGCCGTGATAGAGG ATATGGTGGGGGACCTCCTCGTTTTGGAGGCGGTGGTGGAGGCGGCAGGGGTGGACCTCCCCCGGTAAAGTTTGGAAACCCTGGTGACAGACTAAGAAAGAGACACTGGAACCTTGATGAGCTTCCAAAGTTTCAAAAGAACTTCTACCAGGAACACCCCGATGTCACCCGAAGGCTGCTT CCAGAAGTTGAGCAGTACAGAATAAGCAGAGAAGTGACAGTCAAAGGAAGAGAATGCCCCAAACCAATTTTAAGGTTCAATGAAGCTGCATTTCCAA ACTATGTCATGGACGTGATCATTAAACAAAACTGGATTGAACCAACCCCTATTCAAGCTCAAGGGTGGCCAGTTGCTCTCAGTGGCAAAGATATGGTTGGGATCGCTCAAACTGGCTCTGGGAAAACTCTTGCA TACCTTCTACCTGCTATTGTGCACATCCAACATCAACCCTTCCTGGAGCATGGTGATGGACCTATT TGCTTGGTGTTGGCGCCGACACGTGAGCTGGCCCAGCAGGTGCAACAAGTCGCTGCTGAATACGGCAGGGCCTCCCGTCTCAAGAGCACCTGCATCTATGGGGGTGCACCCAAAGGACCCCAAATTCGGGATCTCGAGAGAG GAGTTGAGATTTGTATCGCTACCCCGGGTCGTCTCATTGATTTCCTGGAGTGCGGCAAAACAAATTTGCAGCGTTGCACCTACCTCGTGCTCGATGAGGCCGACCGCATGCTCGACATGGGTTTCGAGCCACAGATCCGCAAGATTGTCGACCAAATACGG CCTGACCGTCAGACCCTGATGTGGAGTGCCACGTGGCCCAAAGAAGTTCAGCAGCTTGCTGAGGACTTTCTGAAAGATTATGTACAAATCAACATTGGAGCGCTTCAGCTCAGCGCCAACCATAACATCCTGCAAATTGTTGATGTGTGCAATGACATGGAGAAGGAGGACAA ACTGCTTCGGTTGCTGGAGGAGATAATGAGTGAAAAGGAAAACAAGACAATTATTTTCGTGGAGACCAAAAGACGCTGTGATGAGATCACCAGGAGCATGAGAAGAGATGG GTGGCCAGCAATGGGAATTCATGGAGACAAGAGCCAACAGGAGAGAGACTGGGTCCTTAATG AGTTCCGATACGGCAAAGCACCGATCCTCATCGCCACAGACGTGGCCTCCCGCGGTTTAG ATgtggaggatgtgaaatttgtcaTCAATTATGACTACCCTAACTCCTCCGAGGATTATATCCACCGCATTGGACGCACAGCCCGGAGTCAGAAAACGGGCACAGCCTACACCTTCTTCACCCCCAACAACATGAAACAGGCAAATGACCTGATCTCTGTGCTACGCGAGGCCAACCAGGCCATTAACCCCAAGCTCATCCAAATGGCAGAGGACAGAGGAG GTCGCGGAAGGGGGGGGCGAGGCGGCTTCAGAGATGACCGTCGAGATAGGTATTCTGGAGGTGGGCGGCGTGAGAActttggtggtggtggcggcggcggcggctacaGGGACAGGGACAATGATAGAGGGTTTGGAAATGGGCCAAGGGGTGGCTTTGGGGGTAAGGTGCAAAATGGGGGCAGCTATGGAGGTAACTCTAGTGGTAGTTATGTCAACCATTATGGCAACAGCAATAGCCAAGGTAATTTTGGTGGTCCTTCCAATCAGGCGGGAGCCTTTGGGAACCAAAGCTTCCAGGGCCCACCTCAGTTTGGGGGCATGCAGAGACCGGGCCAGAACGGCATGAACCACCCGTTTCCTTATGTCGCTCATCCCCCACCACCGCCACAGGCTCAACAgccaccacccccacctccaatGTTGCCCTACCCCATGCCACcaccctttccacagtag